From a region of the Panicum virgatum strain AP13 chromosome 2K, P.virgatum_v5, whole genome shotgun sequence genome:
- the LOC120662741 gene encoding putative nuclease HARBI1 isoform X2, translating into MQFRQRFRMTKPLFLRIVAALGDWSPYFKQRVDATGRYSLSSPYFKQRVDATGRYGLSQLQKCTAAIRMLAYGTPADSLDEVIKIGTSTTLECLGKFAEGVIECFGLDYLRPPTTEELEKILEENEFHGFPGMIGSIDCMHWAWKNCPTAWRGMFTRGDKGVPTMILEAVASRNLRIWHFFFGTAGSNNDINVLNRSPLFIDVLKGIAPRVHFTVNGKQYDTGYYLADRIYPEWAVFVKTIPGPQTQKDKLYAKEQESVRKDVECAFGVLQSRFNIVQRPARLWKRDDVVNIMQACVILHNMIVEDEKELVRVPLDLNENPNASIALPPEVGTSAAPNPVFADVLRRNSAIRARSTHVKLREDLVEHIWQRKENKEN; encoded by the coding sequence ATGCAGTTCCGTCAAAGGTTTAGAATGACAAAGCCACTCTTCCTTCGAATTGTAGCTGCTCTCGGCGATTGGTCACCGTATTTCAAGCAAAGAGTGGATGCAACAGGTAGATATAGTTTGTCGTCACCGTATTTCAAGCAAAGAGTGGATGCAACAGGTAGATATGGTTTGTCACAGCTACAGAAGTGTACGGCGGCCATAAGAATGCTAGCATATGGTACCCCTGCTGACTCTCTTGATGAGGTTATCAAAATTGGCACGAGCACGACTTTGGAGTGTTTGGGTAAATTCGCTGAAGGGGTGATTGAATGTTTTGGTCTAGATTACTTGCGTCCTCCCACAACAGAAGAGCTTGAAAAGATATTGGAAGAGAATGAGTTCCATGGTTTTCCAGGGATGATTGGAAGTATCGATTGTATGCATTGGGCATGGAAGAATTGCCCGACTGCTTGGAGAGGCATGTTTACACGAGGTGACAAAGGTGTCCCTACTATGATCCTTGAAGCAGTAGCATCGCGAAATCTTCGTATTTGGCATTTCTTTTTTGGAACAGCGGGTTCTAACAACGACATCAATGTGTTGAATAGGTCACCCCTGTTCATCGATGTTCTGAAAGGGATAGCTCCACGGGTCCATTTCACTGTTAACGGGAAGCAATATGATACTGGGTACTACCTCGCTGATAGAATATATCCAGAGTGGGCGGTCTTCGTGAAGACTATACCAGGACCTCAAACACAGAAAGATAAATTATATGCAAAGGAACAAGAATCAGTAAGGAAGGATGTTGAGTGTGCATTTGGCGTCCTGCAATCACGTTTTAATATTGTTCAACGGCCAGCACGTTTGTGGAAACGGGATGATGTTGTCAACATAATGCAAGCTTGTGTAATTCTTCACAACATGATAGTAGAAGATGAGAAGGAATTGGTTAGAGTTCCTTTGGATTTGAATGAAAATCCAAATGCATCGATTGCGCTACCACCAGAAGTCGGTACTTCTGCTGCACCTAATCCCGTATTCGCCGATGTACTAAGGAGAAATTCTGCTATTCGAGCTCGCTCAACACATGTTAAACTCAGGGAAGATTTAGTGGAGCACATATGGCAGCGCAAAGAAAATAAGGAAAATTAG
- the LOC120662741 gene encoding putative nuclease HARBI1 isoform X3 — protein sequence MQFRQRFRMTKPLFLRIVAALGDWSPYFKQRVDATGRYGLSQLQKCTAAIRMLAYGTPADSLDEVIKIGTSTTLECLGKFAEGVIECFGLDYLRPPTTEELEKILEENEFHGFPGMIGSIDCMHWAWKNCPTAWRGMFTRGDKGVPTMILEAVASRNLRIWHFFFGTAGSNNDINVLNRSPLFIDVLKGIAPRVHFTVNGKQYDTGYYLADRIYPEWAVFVKTIPGPQTQKDKLYAKEQESVRKDVECAFGVLQSRFNIVQRPARLWKRDDVVNIMQACVILHNMIVEDEKELVRVPLDLNENPNASIALPPEVGTSAAPNPVFADVLRRNSAIRARSTHVKLREDLVEHIWQRKENKEN from the exons ATGCAGTTCCGTCAAAGGTTTAGAATGACAAAGCCACTCTTCCTTCGAATTGTAGCTGCTCTCGGCGATTGGTCACCGTATTTCAAGCAAAGAGTGGATGCAACAG GTAGATATGGTTTGTCACAGCTACAGAAGTGTACGGCGGCCATAAGAATGCTAGCATATGGTACCCCTGCTGACTCTCTTGATGAGGTTATCAAAATTGGCACGAGCACGACTTTGGAGTGTTTGGGTAAATTCGCTGAAGGGGTGATTGAATGTTTTGGTCTAGATTACTTGCGTCCTCCCACAACAGAAGAGCTTGAAAAGATATTGGAAGAGAATGAGTTCCATGGTTTTCCAGGGATGATTGGAAGTATCGATTGTATGCATTGGGCATGGAAGAATTGCCCGACTGCTTGGAGAGGCATGTTTACACGAGGTGACAAAGGTGTCCCTACTATGATCCTTGAAGCAGTAGCATCGCGAAATCTTCGTATTTGGCATTTCTTTTTTGGAACAGCGGGTTCTAACAACGACATCAATGTGTTGAATAGGTCACCCCTGTTCATCGATGTTCTGAAAGGGATAGCTCCACGGGTCCATTTCACTGTTAACGGGAAGCAATATGATACTGGGTACTACCTCGCTGATAGAATATATCCAGAGTGGGCGGTCTTCGTGAAGACTATACCAGGACCTCAAACACAGAAAGATAAATTATATGCAAAGGAACAAGAATCAGTAAGGAAGGATGTTGAGTGTGCATTTGGCGTCCTGCAATCACGTTTTAATATTGTTCAACGGCCAGCACGTTTGTGGAAACGGGATGATGTTGTCAACATAATGCAAGCTTGTGTAATTCTTCACAACATGATAGTAGAAGATGAGAAGGAATTGGTTAGAGTTCCTTTGGATTTGAATGAAAATCCAAATGCATCGATTGCGCTACCACCAGAAGTCGGTACTTCTGCTGCACCTAATCCCGTATTCGCCGATGTACTAAGGAGAAATTCTGCTATTCGAGCTCGCTCAACACATGTTAAACTCAGGGAAGATTTAGTGGAGCACATATGGCAGCGCAAAGAAAATAAGGAAAATTAG
- the LOC120662741 gene encoding glutathione S-transferase T3-like isoform X1: MNFSSSPTLMSSTMASHPSRTQPGIHADPRDWDNDPVPPGGFMKMFENQSENSHLVGRTSHGAPPVEELAPTPPARGNQNMDKEQSGRIDKRILWTQDEDLRVMNAWLKNSVDSVSGNHKRNEQYWGDVARTYNVTTPSHRRRNLKQVKDRWHKVNRWTDLFHCAWLKARRLNTSGWNDQMWIDEAHKWYVSDNEELKLGHFVLMNVWYAVRNEPKWVTYNDNLRNARKRKGSDHVAEEDREEADPFDVTVKPRPMGTKAAKKAAHEVKVHSMSSSTEDADVTILKEAQANRLKVLEVQQELSTERLESSKIAHLAAKEHKEAKLAEKEAKTLEVKAKMMETYNCLLAKDVGLMNAEEKDDHVATLKYLKKSIFPDMY; the protein is encoded by the exons ATGAACTTCTCCAGCAGCCCAACCTTGATGTCGTCAACCATGGCTAGCCATCCATCACGGACTCAACCAGGGATTCATGCCGATCCAAGAGATTG GGACAATGATCCAGTTCCACCAGGCGGCTTCATGAAAATGTTCGAAAACCAGTCTGAGAATTCTCACCTTGTTGGGAGAACCTCTCACGGTGCCCCACCGGTTGAAGAACTAGCACCCACTCCACCAGCTAGAGGGAACCAGAATATGGACAAGGAACAAAGTGGTAGGATTGATAAGCGGATTCTTTGGACACAAGACGAAGATTTAAGAGTG ATGAACGCTTGGTTGAAGAACTCGGTGGACTCTGTCAGCGGTAATCATAAAAGGAATGAGCAGTATTGGGGTGATGTTGCTAGGACATACAATGTTACAACACCGAGTCATAGGCGGAGGAACTTGAAACAAGTAAAAGATAGATGGCACAAGGTTAACAGGTGGACCGACCTGTTTCATTGTGCCTGGCTGAAAGCTCGTAGATTGAATACAAGCGGGTGGAATGATCAGATGTGGATTGATGAAGCCCACAAGTGGTACGTGTCTGACAACGAAGAACTCAAGCTAGGACATTTTGTGTTGATGAATGTTTGGTATGCTGTTAGAAATGAGCCAAAATGGGTAACCTACAATGATAACCTCCGAAATGCACGCAAAAGGAAGGGATCAGACCACGTGGCTGAAGAGGATAGGGAAGAAGCAGACCCTTTTGATGTCACTGTAAAACCTAGACCGATGGGTACAAAAGCAGCAAAGAAGGCAGCACATGAAGTAAAGGTGCACTCCATGTCTTCCTCAACAGAAGATGCAGATGTTACAATTCTCAAAGAAGCTCAAGCAAACAGACTAAAGGTACTAGAAGTACAGCAGGAATTATCAACAGAGAGGTTGGAGTCATCAAAGATTGCCCATCTAGCAGCAAAGGAGCACAAAGAGGCCAAACTTGCTGAGAAGGAAGCCAAGACTCTGGAGGTTAAAGCAAAAATGATGGAGACATATAACTGTCTACTTGCAAAAGATGTTGGGCTAATGAACGCTGAGGAAAAGGATGATCATGTTGCAACACTCAAGTACTTGAAGAAGTCAATATTTCCTGATATGTACTAA
- the LOC120662781 gene encoding eukaryotic translation initiation factor 3 subunit I-like, translating to MRPILMKGHERPLTFLRYNRDGDLLFSCAKDHTPTVWYADNGDRLGTYRGHNGAVWSCDVSRDSARLITGSADQTAKLWEVSTGRELFSFRFDAPTRSVEFAIGDALAVVTTDNFMDHVPTVQVKHIAEDLDDQTDESALVITGIKGRINRAVWGPLNRTIITAGEDATIRIWDSETGKLLKESDKESGHQKTITSLSKSSDWSHFITGSLDKSAKLWDARTLTLIKTYVTERPVNAVDISPTHDTVVLGGGQDAMNVTMTDRRAGKFEAKFYHKILQEEIGGVKGHFGPINALAFNPDGRSFSSGGEDGYVRLHHFDSDYFNIKM from the exons ATGAGGCCGATCCTGATGAAGGGGCACGAGCGCCCGCTCACGTTCCTGCGCTACAACCGCGATGGCGACCTCCTTTTCTCCTGCGCCAAGGACCACACCCCCACGGTCTGGTACGCCGACAACGGTGACCGCCTCGGCACCTACCGCGGCCACAACGGCGCCGTCTGGTCCTGCGACGTCTCCCGCGACTCAGCGCGCCTCATCACGGGCTCCGCCGACCAGACCGCCAAGCTCTGGGAGGTCAGCACGGGGCGGGAGCTCTTCAGCTTCCGCTTCGACGCGCCCACCAGGTCCGTCGAGTTCGCCATCGGGGACGCGCTCGCGGTCGTCACCACCGACAACTTCATGGACCACGTCCCCACCGTCCAGGTCAAGCACATCGCCGAGGACCTTGACGACC AGACGGATGAATCCGCGCTCGTAATCACCGGCATCAAGGGGAGGATCAACAGGGCGGTTTGGGGCCCGCTCAACAGGACAATCATCACTGCTGGCGAGGATGCTACCATTCGCATCTGGGACTCAGAG ACCGGAAAACTGCTGAAAGAGTCGGATAAGGAATCTGGACATCAGAAGACGATTACATCACTGTCAAAATCCTCAGATTGGTCTCATTTCATTACAGGTTCCTTGGATAAATCTGCTAAG CTATGGGATGCAAGAACGCTAACCCTGATCAAGACATATGTCACAGAGCGACCTGTTAATGCTGTTGACATCTCTCCAACTCATGATACT GTGGTTCTAGGAGGCGGGCAGGATGCAATGAATGTGACTATGACAGACCGCCGAGCTGGTAAATTTGAGGCTAAATTCTATCATAAG ATTTTGCAAGAGGAAATTGGTGGTGTCAAAGGACATTTTGGACCAATTAATGCTTTGGCATTTAACCCTGATGGGCGGAG CTTTTCGAGTGGTGGTGAAGATGGATATGTAAGGCTGCACCATTTTGATTCCGACTACTTCAACATCAAGATGTAG
- the LOC120662789 gene encoding ubiquitin-like domain-containing protein CIP73, translating into MGSTSDVQMQHCPEDSETTIEIKIKTLDSQTYNLRVNKCVPVPLLKEKIATVTGILSEQQRLICRGRVLKDDELLSAYHVEDGHTLHLVVRQPGQSAPSGNAATEANQSNSGRRRGPTMARSVVLEAVNVDPASSELPAFVAQILQSVLGTISAQSSGVPASSDTRPSEPTQSSIPNTVRVELDQNQQAPLLFPSEPAHGSSQPNVIPDALTTMSQYIEFMRDSFRREGFNHDGQAEGNVENRTAGSTRVGGTQNQECQPESASTLGLHTASLLAETMQSTRQIVVEQAGAMLSQLSAQLGGLQNVTDPATRRDLQSSAFRSGSLLHNLGSLLLELGRTTMLLRINPVSSEAVVNSGPALYISPSGPNPLMVQPVPFFPGRSVQMGTLFSSLSSQGSVLHPRDVDIHARSGGSVPVASTNPSEPVGAQAQQHGNRTGDASHGNIGEASAGLAGGTPFSVESGVRLLPLRTVVAMPAGISRAPSGSSSGGFGFIYPLITRVRQRANTSGSDERNGQSPNEPARSNTHPNQQSIPQSTQAHQAGNLGSPIDVNVGNGSETSPGQQNGLVTLSHIMDILGSMLPGENVRGNSSNQQAPMASTEQEDGRNHATTHVSGASEEALHFASMVRQIMPFISQVETQNQSAPLDSSSTRSQAASGSANRARDGPSDSTSSHQHNRDQIDEPNSKRQRTSD; encoded by the exons ATGGGGAGTACTTCAGATGTACAAATGCAACATTGCCCTGAAGATTCTGAGACTACAATTGAGATCAAAATCAAGACCTTGGATTCTCAGACATACAACTTGCGTGTGAATAAATGT GTGCCGGTTCCTCTGTTGAAGGAAAAAATTGCTACTGTAACAGGAATATTGTCTGAACAGCAACGCTTGATTTGCCGTGGGAGAGTCTTAAAGGATGATGAACTCTTGTCTGCTTATC ATGTTGAAGATGGTCATACATTGCATCTTGTTGTTAGACAACCAGGACAGTCAGCTCCATCAGGAAATGCAGCAACTGAAG CTAACCAATCAAATTCTGGCCGTCGTCGTGGTCCCACTATGGCAAGAAGTGTTGTACTTGAGGCTGTTAATGTGGATCCTGCGAGCAGTGAACTCCCAGCTTTTGTTGCCCAG ATTCTCCAAAGCGTCCTTGGAACAATCAGCGCACAATCTTCG GGTGTACCAGCATCTTCTGACACCAGACCTTCAGAGCCTACACAATCTTCCATCCCAAATACTGTAAGGGTTGAActtgaccaaaaccaacaaGCTCCTCTGCTTTTCCCGTCTGAGCCAGCACATGGGTCATCACAACCAAAT GTCATCCCTGATGCCTTGACAACTATGTCACAGTACATTGAATTTATGAGGGACTCATTTAGGAGGGAAGGCTTTAATCATGATG GACAAGCAGAGGGTAATGTGGAAAACAGAACTGCAGGAAGTACTAGGGTTGGTGGTACACAAAATCAGGAATGCCAGCCTGAATCAGCTTCTACACTTGGGCTTCATACTGCATCGTTGCTAGCTGAAACTATGCAGTCTACTAGGCAAATCGTTGTTGAACAGGCTGGTGCAATGCTATCT CAACTCTCAGCTCAATTGGGAGGTCTTCAGAATGTAACTGATCCTGCAACACGAAGGGACCTTCAAAGTAGTGCATTTCGCTCGGGATCTCTCCTTCATAACCTTGGTTCTTTGCTTCTGGAACTTGGCCGCACCACAATGCTGCTTCGTATAAATCCTGTATCT TCAGAAGCGGTTGTAAACTCTGGACCAGCTCTTTATATATCTCCTTCAGGACCTAATCCTCTTATGGTTCAA CCTGTTCCATTTTTTCCAGGAAGGTCTGTCCAAATGGGTACATTATTTTCTAGTCTTAGTTCGCAAGGTTCTGTTCTACATCCAAGAGATGTTGATATCCATGCCCGTTCAG GTGGGTCTGTGCCTGTAGCCAGTACTAACCCAAGCGAGCCAGTTGGTGCACAAGCACAGCAACATGGGAATAGGACAGGAGATGCTTCACATGGAAATATTGGTGAAGCATCTGCAGGGCTTGCAGGTGGCACTCCTTTTTCTGTGGAGTCTGGAGTTAGACTATTGCCGCTTAGAACAGTGGTTGCCATGCCTGCTGGCATCAGCCGTGCTCCATCAGGGTCTTCTAGTGGAGGTTTTGGTTTTATCTATCCACTTATCACCAGAGTTCGACAAAGAGCAAACACTAGTGGTAGTGATGAACGAAATGGTCAATCTCCAAATGAACCTGCTCGTAGTAACACCCATCCTAATCAACAATCTATTCCTCAGTCAACTCAAGCTCATCAAGCAG GTAATTTGGGATCTCCAATCGATGTCAATGTGGGAAATGGCTCTGAGACCTCACCTGGGCAGCAGAATGGCCTGGTCACTCTCTCTCACATAATGGACATTCTTGGATCAATGCTCCCCGGAGAAAATGTTCGAGGAAATAGCTCGAATCAGCAAGCACCGATGGCTTCCACTGAGCAGGAAGATGGTAGAAATCATGCAACAACACACGTGTCAGGAGCCAGTGAGGAGGCACTACACTTTGCTAGCATGGTCAGACAAATTATGCCATTTATCTCCCAAGTTGAAACACAGAATCAAAGTGCCCCACTGGACAGTAGCAGCACACGTTCACAG GCTGCATCTGGGAGTGCAAACAGAGCAAGGGATGGCCCAAGTGATTCTACGAGTTCCCATCAACATAACCGCGACCAAATTGATGAGCCTAATTCTAAAAGACAAAG AACCAGCGACTGA